ATTGTTTTAAATATTTCCTGCTAATGAGCAGATTAAACAATAGTGTGACACCAAGTGCTACAATGCAGCCAGTTACTACACATGAAACCCTTTCTAAAGCTACATACCAGTGTTTTTCCTGTTCTTCCTGAAGTGTGATAATGACTACAGCGGCTAAAGCGCTTTTTAAGGTATTGGTCATGCGAAGGGCGATGCCAATAAAGATAGTTAATGCGACACCCAGGCATAAGATTACCAGGTTCGAAGTATGTAGTGGATAGAGACAAATACCCGCAACACAGCCAATCATATTGGCTTTCATGCGGTCATAAGCAAGTGTATTGCTGTTGTCAGGAGATAGAGATACGGCTACAGAAACCAGTGACCAGTAAAATGGGTATTGAGGGAAATAGCTGTAGAGTGCGTAACAAATGATAATTCCAGTCAGACATTTTAATAAATAGATGAAATTAGTAGCATATGCTTCCTTGTGAATCTCTATTTTGTCCATTTTACTATTCAGCTGCTTAAATCAATTGAGATTGCAATTTAGCAAAAAAAACATGCTGATCAGCTATTTCTTAAATCGCCTGATGGCGATAACGAGCTGACCAGCATGTTTAGTTGGTTGTGTATTAAGAAGCAGGTGTTTCCTTCTTATTATTCAGAAATACAAACTTGTTATCAAACATATCCAGTTTTATTTTACTGTCTTTATCAATTTTTCCAGCCAGTATTTCTTTAGATAGCTCATTCAACACACGTTTCTGAATGACTCTTTTTAAAGGACGGGCCCCAAACTGCGGATCATAACCCAGTTCTGCCAGCCAGTCCAATGCTTCAGGGGTCGCTTCAATTTCAACACCCATTTCAGCAAGTGTATCCTGAACATGTCTGAACTGTAGTTCTGCGATATTTCTTACCTCACTACGGTTTAAAGGAGTAAACATGATCAATTCATCAATCCTGTTCAGGAACTCAGGTCTGATCGTCTGCTTCAATAATTCAAACAGTTCATTCTTGGTTTTCGCAATCACCTCATCTCTATTTGCATCATCCAGCTCCTTAAAGTTCTCTTGTATCAAATGAGAACCAATATTAGAAGTCATGATGATAATCGTATTCTTGAAGTTAACGAGTCTTCCTTTATTATCTGTTAAACGTCCGTCATCGAGTACTTGCAGTAAAATGTTAAACACATCAGGGTGTGCTTTTTCAATTTCATCCAGCAATACAACCGAGTAAGGTTTACGGCGAACAGCTTCAGTAAGCTGGCCACCTTCATCATAACCCACATATCCCGGAGGCGCCCCAATTAACCTGGAAACAGAATGTCTTTCCTGATATTCACTCATATCAATTCTTGTTAACGCGTTATCATCGTTGAACAGGAATTCTGCCAGTGCTTTAGCTAACTCTGTTTTACCGACACCGGTTGTACCTAAGAAAATAAATGACCCAATAGGCTTACGTTTATCCTGTAAACCAGCACGGGAGCGGCGTATGGCATCAGATATGGCTTCAATCGCTTCATCCTGTCCTGCTACACGTTTATGCAGCTCATCTTCCAGGTTTAAAAGTTTTTCACGCTCACTGGATACTAATTTCGTTACCGGAATTCCTGTCCAGCGGGCTACAACACCTGCAATATCATCAGCAGTAACTTCTTCTTTCAGCATACGGCCTTCACCCTGCTGACTTTCCAATACTACTTTTAATTTTTCTACTTTATCCTGCGCCTCTTTGATTTTACCATAACGGATCTCCGCAACCTTTCCGTAATCACCCGCACGTTCTGCCTGATCAGCTTCCAGTTTATAGTTTTCTATCTGCTCCAACTCGGTATTAATGCCGTCAACGACATCTTTCTCTCCTTGCCATTTTGCTTTCAGTTCATCCCGTTCAGCAGAAAGATTAGCGATTTCTTCTCCAAGAGATTTTACTTTTTTATCATCATTTTCTCTTCTGATTGCTTCTCTTTCAATTTCCAGCTGCATAATCTTACGATCCAGCTCATCTACATTTTCTGGTACACTGTCCATCTCTAAACGCAGTTTAGAAGCGGCTTCATCCATTAAGTCAATTGCTTTATCCGGAAGGAAACGGTCACTGATATAGCGTTGTGAGAGTTCGACTGCG
The sequence above is drawn from the Pedobacter cryoconitis genome and encodes:
- a CDS encoding FUSC family protein, which gives rise to MDKIEIHKEAYATNFIYLLKCLTGIIICYALYSYFPQYPFYWSLVSVAVSLSPDNSNTLAYDRMKANMIGCVAGICLYPLHTSNLVILCLGVALTIFIGIALRMTNTLKSALAAVVIITLQEEQEKHWYVALERVSCVVTGCIVALGVTLLFNLLISRKYLKQ
- the clpB gene encoding ATP-dependent chaperone ClpB, which translates into the protein MNFNNFTIKAQEAVQQASEIAQGNQQQAIETAHLLKGLLTVDENVVSYVLKKLNVNLNTLNINLDEQIAKFPKVSGSNGYLSSGANSALQKAQTYLKEFKDEFVSVEHLLLGILSVNDNTSKLLKDQGVTEKDLKKAIAALRGDNRVTDQNAEASYNALNKYARNLNEYAESGKLDPVIGRDEEIRRVIQILSRRTKNNPILIGEPGVGKTAIAEGIAFRIIKGDVPENLKTKTVYSLDMGSLIAGAKYKGEFEERLKAVVKEVTQSEGDIILFIDEIHTLVGAGGGEGAMDAANILKPALARGELRAIGATTLNEYQKYLEKDKALERRFQKVVVDEPDTQDAISILRGLKERYETHHKVRIRDEAIIAAVELSQRYISDRFLPDKAIDLMDEAASKLRLEMDSVPENVDELDRKIMQLEIEREAIRRENDDKKVKSLGEEIANLSAERDELKAKWQGEKDVVDGINTELEQIENYKLEADQAERAGDYGKVAEIRYGKIKEAQDKVEKLKVVLESQQGEGRMLKEEVTADDIAGVVARWTGIPVTKLVSSEREKLLNLEDELHKRVAGQDEAIEAISDAIRRSRAGLQDKRKPIGSFIFLGTTGVGKTELAKALAEFLFNDDNALTRIDMSEYQERHSVSRLIGAPPGYVGYDEGGQLTEAVRRKPYSVVLLDEIEKAHPDVFNILLQVLDDGRLTDNKGRLVNFKNTIIIMTSNIGSHLIQENFKELDDANRDEVIAKTKNELFELLKQTIRPEFLNRIDELIMFTPLNRSEVRNIAELQFRHVQDTLAEMGVEIEATPEALDWLAELGYDPQFGARPLKRVIQKRVLNELSKEILAGKIDKDSKIKLDMFDNKFVFLNNKKETPAS